The Sulfolobus acidocaldarius DSM 639 genome has a window encoding:
- a CDS encoding CoA-transferase subunit beta, whose translation MIVEHMAKAIAEILEDGEKVYVGLNSILPALGSFLARDVYHKNIRIYGVAEADNPLDITISPSTGDPMLAQYTPVFTTVDLFDLVQKGKLDVMFLGPIQIDEEINANVSVIGSYEKPKVRLPGGAATAFMMPLIRKLILWNFRHNRQSFPKRVDFVTGTAKHSKNEVYVVTNLGVLHFNREKNRWEVIVLYPWSNINEIKSNTGFDVYEGDIKEVRVTEKDIEYIRKLDPYNLREGLIK comes from the coding sequence GTGATAGTAGAGCATATGGCTAAAGCAATAGCAGAGATATTAGAAGACGGCGAGAAAGTATATGTTGGCTTAAATTCTATATTACCTGCATTAGGCTCCTTTCTAGCTAGAGACGTATATCACAAGAATATAAGAATATATGGCGTGGCAGAGGCTGATAACCCCCTAGATATAACAATTTCACCATCAACAGGAGATCCAATGCTAGCTCAATATACTCCAGTGTTTACCACAGTTGACTTATTTGATTTAGTTCAGAAGGGTAAACTAGATGTTATGTTCTTAGGACCAATTCAAATAGACGAAGAAATTAACGCTAATGTTTCAGTTATAGGAAGCTATGAAAAACCTAAAGTGAGGTTACCTGGGGGTGCAGCAACAGCATTTATGATGCCCCTAATAAGAAAACTAATACTGTGGAATTTCAGACATAATAGGCAGAGTTTCCCTAAGAGAGTTGACTTTGTAACCGGGACAGCTAAACACTCTAAGAACGAAGTATATGTAGTTACAAATTTAGGAGTTCTTCATTTTAATAGGGAAAAGAACAGATGGGAAGTGATAGTTCTGTACCCCTGGAGTAATATTAATGAAATAAAGAGTAATACGGGATTCGATGTCTATGAGGGGGATATCAAGGAAGTTAGAGTAACTGAAAAGGACATAGAATACATTAGGAAACTGGATCCTTACAACCTGAGAGAAGGATTGATAAAATAA
- the sac7e gene encoding chromatin protein Sac7e: protein MAKVRFKYKGEEKEVDTSKIKKVWRVGKMVSFTYDDNGKTGRGAVSEKDAPKELMDMLARAEKKK from the coding sequence ATGGCAAAAGTCAGGTTTAAGTATAAGGGTGAAGAGAAAGAAGTAGACACTTCAAAGATAAAGAAGGTCTGGAGAGTTGGCAAAATGGTGTCCTTTACCTATGACGACAATGGTAAGACAGGTAGAGGAGCTGTAAGCGAAAAAGACGCTCCAAAAGAACTAATGGACATGTTAGCAAGAGCAGAAAAGAAGAAGTAA
- a CDS encoding molybdopterin-dependent oxidoreductase, with protein MVIACTRDCYDTCIFDDNYKPLKSFPFLGFTCSRGNADLRRNKINRVLSPLVEGKETSLEDSVKYISKIIKETPKDKIIHVEYDGNQGLLTWYYPARLWNLLGTLSIDYSICASEGHEAIKAHYGSSFGALPEEFEKYDSVVFWGSESAVSFIHGWKLLQSKYKITVDVRISETARRSDKYYLVRPGSDGFLAVGVMKRIFARGVSADILDDEATLREYVNSYTWDEIESVTGLNRKYIEELGDLYYDRRPLTIIGFALGRTYYGGDAVSLISLIPALLGLRRGFFYSNSQGWGIDFSYLRGLHLSKPARIAPMGKVGEEVEKGNIKVIFAWNSNPIHSLPNSDRIVEAIKEGRLTLIMHDPFINESVKLSNVVIPSPTFLEKRDVVYSYWHDYLVYNEPICEPKGVDEIRLMRLIAKQLGISHPLIEEDEWKAVDYAIRRTGVSLEELVKNKVVKVKRYYDGFQKVKVNPLPRLKEPPVGEYLVFSSHPNHTNSQFNEIYDRPKPIVYNCCYEGEGYLESDFGKIRVIFKISERVPKGVYYMYKSGLFDLDDKPVNSIVNNAINEYGGTPQINFTKVRAILK; from the coding sequence ATGGTAATTGCCTGCACAAGGGACTGTTATGATACGTGTATCTTCGATGATAATTATAAACCTTTAAAATCTTTTCCCTTTTTGGGTTTTACCTGTTCAAGAGGTAATGCTGACTTAAGGAGAAATAAGATCAATAGAGTCTTAAGTCCTCTGGTAGAGGGAAAGGAGACTAGCCTAGAGGACTCTGTGAAATACATAAGTAAGATTATTAAAGAGACTCCCAAAGACAAGATAATTCATGTCGAGTATGATGGTAATCAAGGATTACTTACCTGGTATTATCCAGCCAGATTGTGGAATTTATTAGGTACGTTATCTATAGACTACTCTATTTGTGCGTCTGAAGGTCACGAAGCTATCAAGGCGCATTACGGTAGTTCCTTTGGTGCTCTGCCCGAAGAATTTGAGAAATATGACAGTGTAGTTTTTTGGGGTAGCGAAAGTGCTGTCTCCTTTATACACGGTTGGAAATTGTTACAGAGTAAATACAAGATCACAGTGGATGTGAGAATTAGTGAAACTGCAAGGAGGAGTGACAAATACTATTTGGTAAGACCAGGCAGTGACGGATTTCTGGCAGTTGGAGTCATGAAGAGAATTTTCGCTCGCGGAGTAAGTGCGGATATACTAGATGATGAAGCGACTCTCAGAGAGTACGTGAATAGTTATACTTGGGATGAGATCGAGAGTGTAACTGGGCTCAATAGGAAATATATTGAAGAGTTAGGAGATCTTTACTACGATCGTAGACCATTGACCATCATAGGGTTTGCTTTAGGAAGGACATATTATGGCGGAGATGCAGTATCACTAATATCTTTGATTCCAGCCTTACTAGGTCTAAGAAGGGGGTTCTTCTATTCCAACAGCCAGGGGTGGGGAATAGACTTTAGCTATTTGAGGGGATTACATCTTTCAAAACCAGCGAGAATTGCCCCAATGGGTAAAGTTGGAGAGGAAGTAGAAAAGGGAAATATAAAAGTTATTTTTGCCTGGAATTCTAATCCCATACACTCTCTACCTAATAGTGATAGGATAGTGGAGGCGATAAAGGAGGGTAGGTTAACATTAATTATGCATGACCCGTTCATTAATGAAAGCGTTAAGCTTTCTAACGTAGTTATCCCCTCACCGACTTTTCTTGAAAAACGGGATGTTGTCTACAGTTATTGGCATGATTACCTGGTATATAATGAACCAATTTGTGAACCTAAGGGAGTTGATGAGATTAGGTTGATGAGGCTAATTGCGAAACAACTAGGTATCTCTCATCCCTTGATAGAAGAGGATGAATGGAAAGCAGTAGATTATGCAATACGAAGAACAGGTGTAAGTTTAGAGGAGTTAGTTAAGAATAAGGTTGTAAAGGTCAAGAGGTACTACGATGGCTTCCAGAAAGTGAAGGTAAATCCTTTACCCAGACTTAAAGAGCCACCAGTGGGTGAATATCTGGTTTTCTCCTCTCATCCAAATCACACAAACAGCCAATTTAACGAGATATATGACAGACCTAAACCAATAGTTTATAACTGTTGTTATGAGGGAGAGGGTTACCTGGAGAGTGACTTCGGTAAAATTCGCGTTATATTTAAGATATCCGAACGTGTCCCTAAAGGAGTATATTACATGTATAAGTCAGGGTTATTTGACTTAGACGACAAACCTGTAAATAGTATAGTAAATAATGCTATAAATGAATATGGTGGTACTCCTCAGATAAATTTCACAAAAGTTAGGGCTATTTTGAAATAA
- a CDS encoding cation:proton antiporter — METDEIYVALLELFSLLALAQGGRLLLRKYFIPALVAEIIVGIVFSPYALGGVINSILQVNLFSINNYVVLFANFSVILLIFAAGLSHGFKNLRSSGFLGFLAATLGAVIPTYLVFVVFSLVYDTQVALLMGAASAATSLAATVSIVDEYKLYRENFSRLLISAAAIDDVVALIILSTVVELITLGSLPLVQTTLRVLELSLAWIVIFFVAVFLIPKILTVVRDEIVDNISLVILFVLVLIMLVVGFSPVIAAFIAGVAIAESVKSKRVNGFTETLISIFGPLFFVYVGMETPFYIFFNLNDLLLGLLLSFLAIVGKIFGILPVAYFYTKNLKQSIITAVGMIPRGEIGLVVATVGLSGNVLDVSQYSQIVIMALITTFLGSYIFSTLIRKWIIVKSG; from the coding sequence GTGGAAACAGATGAAATATATGTAGCATTACTTGAGTTGTTCTCACTCCTAGCCCTCGCTCAAGGTGGTAGACTACTTCTTCGGAAATATTTTATCCCAGCCCTCGTAGCTGAAATAATAGTTGGAATCGTATTCAGCCCTTATGCTCTAGGAGGTGTAATCAACAGTATTTTGCAGGTTAATCTATTCTCCATCAACAATTACGTAGTGCTATTTGCAAACTTCTCAGTAATTCTGCTTATTTTCGCCGCAGGTCTTTCACATGGTTTTAAGAACCTTAGATCCTCTGGATTTCTAGGCTTTTTGGCAGCTACTTTAGGTGCAGTTATCCCCACTTACCTAGTGTTCGTAGTATTTTCTCTGGTATATGACACTCAGGTAGCCCTACTCATGGGTGCTGCGAGTGCTGCAACCAGCCTAGCTGCAACTGTGTCCATAGTGGATGAATATAAGCTATATAGAGAAAATTTTTCCAGGCTCCTTATCTCTGCTGCAGCTATAGATGATGTAGTTGCACTGATAATCTTATCTACAGTAGTGGAATTAATAACACTAGGAAGTCTTCCCTTAGTTCAAACTACACTAAGAGTTCTTGAACTTTCTCTGGCATGGATAGTTATATTTTTTGTTGCAGTATTTTTGATTCCTAAGATTTTGACAGTAGTTAGAGATGAGATAGTTGATAATATATCGTTGGTGATCTTGTTTGTCCTAGTTTTGATTATGCTTGTGGTCGGCTTCTCTCCTGTAATAGCTGCTTTCATTGCAGGTGTAGCTATAGCAGAGAGTGTAAAGTCAAAGAGAGTTAACGGATTCACTGAAACCCTTATTTCCATATTCGGTCCTCTATTTTTTGTTTATGTAGGCATGGAAACACCATTTTATATCTTCTTTAATTTAAATGATTTACTTTTGGGTTTACTGCTATCGTTTCTTGCGATTGTGGGGAAAATATTTGGGATATTACCTGTTGCCTACTTTTACACTAAGAACCTGAAGCAATCTATTATCACAGCTGTAGGCATGATACCTAGAGGAGAAATTGGTCTAGTTGTCGCAACTGTTGGGTTATCCGGAAATGTTCTTGATGTATCTCAATACTCGCAAATAGTGATTATGGCTCTAATTACCACATTCTTGGGGAGCTACATATTTTCAACTCTTATTAGAAAGTGGATAATTGTTAAGTCAGGTTAA
- a CDS encoding CoA transferase subunit A: protein MSKLVSLDRAIKLVKEGDWITISGISFHRSPMGFIFALVNSDVRNLGFVDREPGLGLEILLKHNVVKKIRAAMATLEWLGIPSNFRKKVESGEVEFLEDSCGAFIAGIRAGAFGIPFMPVKGVLGSDLVKLHEKVGSWRVAKDPFSGEEVLLVKAITPDVAIIHVHKADEEGNAEIIGPLFEDEFKAKASKTVIITAEEIVPRSYFYGKRPTINADYVTAVVELPRGAEPTSMFGVYDVDWGKVLELIQPI, encoded by the coding sequence ATGTCAAAACTAGTGAGCTTAGACAGGGCTATAAAACTAGTTAAGGAGGGAGATTGGATCACAATAAGTGGTATATCATTTCACAGAAGTCCCATGGGCTTTATATTTGCACTAGTGAACAGTGATGTAAGAAATTTGGGATTTGTGGATAGAGAGCCAGGTTTAGGTCTAGAGATCTTACTTAAGCATAACGTTGTGAAGAAAATAAGGGCTGCAATGGCAACCTTGGAATGGCTAGGTATTCCCTCAAACTTCAGGAAAAAAGTAGAGAGCGGTGAAGTTGAATTTCTTGAGGACAGCTGTGGTGCGTTTATAGCCGGAATAAGGGCAGGGGCTTTTGGAATCCCATTTATGCCCGTTAAAGGTGTACTTGGGTCTGATCTGGTAAAATTACATGAAAAAGTTGGAAGTTGGAGAGTAGCCAAGGATCCTTTCTCAGGGGAAGAGGTTCTGTTAGTTAAAGCTATCACTCCAGATGTAGCTATAATACATGTCCATAAAGCAGACGAGGAGGGAAATGCAGAGATTATTGGACCTTTATTTGAGGATGAGTTTAAGGCAAAGGCATCTAAGACAGTTATTATAACAGCTGAAGAGATAGTGCCTAGATCCTACTTTTACGGCAAGAGACCCACAATTAATGCAGACTATGTGACTGCTGTTGTGGAGCTTCCAAGGGGCGCAGAACCAACGAGTATGTTTGGAGTGTATGACGTTGACTGGGGAAAAGTTCTTGAGCTCATTCAACCCATTTGA